TCGCGGGGCTCGGCACGACCGTCACCGCGCTCCTTCGCGCGGGCAATAAGTTCGCGCTCGTCCATATCGGTGACTCACGCGCCTACCTCGTACGCAATGGCCAGTGCACGCAGGTCACAAAGGATCACACGTTCGTGCAGCGTCTCATCGACGAGGGCCGCCTTACGCCCGAAGAAGCCGAACGCCACCCGCAGCGCTCCATGATCATGCGCGTTCTCGGCGACGTTGACGCCGATCCAGAACTCGACCTGAGCCTCAAGCCCGCCGTCCCGGGTGACCGCTGGATGCTGTGCTCCGATGGCCTTTCGGGCCTCGTATCTTTCGAGACGATCAGCGACGTCCTCGCCACGGTCGAGGACCCCGAGGAATGCGCCGAGCACCTCGTCGAACTCGCCCTCAAGGCCGGCGGCCCAGACAACATCACGTGCGTCATCGCGGATGTCATCGATCTTGACACTCTCCGCAAGGGCGATCCAGGCCCCTCGAGCGGGAGCGTCGTGGTTGGCGCCGCCGCACGCGACCGTCACCGCCCCACCGCTGCAACGGGCCCCGCGGCGCGCGCCGCGGCCCTCACCCGCGAAGAAGCACCCTACGAAGACGAAGACTACGAAGAGGAACCTCCCCGGCGCTCCACGTGGCCCGTGATTGCCCTCTTCGCCCTCATCGGTGCGCTTCTCGTGGGCGGAGGGTGGTTCGCTTACGACTGGACGCAGGACCAGTATTACGTGGGCAGCAACGGCGAAAACGTCGTGGTCTACAAAGGCATCGCCCAGGACCTCGGCCCGCTCTCCCTCTCCCACGAAGAGCAAGTCACCGACGTTGCCCTGAACGATTTGCAGCCCGTGACACAAACCCAGGTCACGAACACCATCAGCGCGAAGAACCGCGAGGATGCCGACCGCATCGTTGCACAGCTCGCAGCCGAAGAGAGCCTCTCGAAGGACACCTCCACGGACGCGAGCGATCAGGGCGGCGCGAGCGACTCGAGCGGTACCCCCTCGGACGGTGGGCGATAGTGGCAACGGTGATCAGCTACCAGGCACGGACAAGGCGCATTTTGCACCTTGTTCTGCTCGTTGCCGCTTTTGCGATCGGTCTCGGCGCTAATGTCCTCGTGGATCTCGGTCGCAACGACCAAATCTCCTCCTTGACCTGGTGGCAGATCGGTGCTCTCGGCGTCGCAGCGTTGCTCACGTACATCGTCGCGTCGCTGCGGATCTCCTATGCCGACCCGCTGCTCTTGCCGATCGCTTTCCTCGTGAACCTCGTGGGTCTCGCCACCATCAAGAGCGTTGACCTCGTCTACGCCAAATACACGTCGTGGGGGCACGGTTTCGCCTCACGCCAAATCATGTGGACCGTACTCGGCCTCGCCTGCGTGATCGGTGTCCTGGTGCTCATGAGGGATCACCGCCAGCTACGTCGCTACACCTGGATCACGGGAGCCGTCGGACTCCTCTTCCTGCTCCTCCCACTCGCACCCGGCATCGGTGCCGCGAACTACGGGGCGCGCATTTGGATCCGTATCGCGGGCTACTCGTTCCAGCCCGCCGA
The window above is part of the Dermabacter vaginalis genome. Proteins encoded here:
- a CDS encoding Stp1/IreP family PP2C-type Ser/Thr phosphatase — translated: MTIALRYAAKTDVGLVRSNNQDSGYAGSHLLVVADGMGGHAGGDVASSVAVGTLAELETDAPGTDIVAALEGAVLDANDAILRRAREEPQLAGLGTTVTALLRAGNKFALVHIGDSRAYLVRNGQCTQVTKDHTFVQRLIDEGRLTPEEAERHPQRSMIMRVLGDVDADPELDLSLKPAVPGDRWMLCSDGLSGLVSFETISDVLATVEDPEECAEHLVELALKAGGPDNITCVIADVIDLDTLRKGDPGPSSGSVVVGAAARDRHRPTAATGPAARAAALTREEAPYEDEDYEEEPPRRSTWPVIALFALIGALLVGGGWFAYDWTQDQYYVGSNGENVVVYKGIAQDLGPLSLSHEEQVTDVALNDLQPVTQTQVTNTISAKNREDADRIVAQLAAEESLSKDTSTDASDQGGASDSSGTPSDGGR